Part of the Novipirellula artificiosorum genome, GGACGATGGAAGCCCAAGGTACGTCTTCCATTGGTCGTCAATCAACTCGTACAGCTCGGGTGCGAGTTGGGTCAACTGAGCTCGCAACGCATCAGCCTCGGATACACTGTTTTGCTGCACGAGTTCCGGATGATGTGCAAACTCTGCGGGCTCCGGAGCGGGTACCGTGGCGTTGGGCTTGTTGCCGGCAGCGTAAGACGCGACGGTCGCCGTCAATTGCAATGCGGATGGGGGCACGACAACGGGTTGCCCCGGCGCAGGGCTGCGGTAGTAAGAGCCGGTTGCGAACTGGTCCACTTGGACAACCGACCCATCAATGGACACGCCGGCGAACAGGCCGCGGCTACGCGAGTAGGTGTAGATTTCGGCTTGCAGTTGTCCATCCGTTGCGATCGCGGTCCCACGTCCCACGGGACCGGCTGCGGCTGACGCGTCTCCGCCGATGGTCAACTTGCCAGCAAGCAACCCTTGGATACTGCGAGGTGTTTTGAAGACCAAGATGATGTCCGAGGATTGGACGCCAACCTGCCAGCCAACGTTGCCCCCGGTCAAAGTGACGAACACAGGAGCATGCCAAATTCCATCGTTTTCACGAACAAACAGAAGCCCCCGGCCGTGACGTGCCCCAATAATGAAGCTGCCCTTGATGACGTTTGGGATGATCGCAACCCCCGAAGCGTTCTCAAGCATCGCCTGGGGAATCTGGTTGCCGGGAGTCGCCATGGTCTCGGTCAACACCACCGTGGCGGCCTGGATAACCTGCTCTTCAGCAACTTGTCCCTGAGCCGCCGGGGGCGAAAACGAATAGATAGCAACGCAAACAATCAGGCAAGTCATTCTCAGCATAACGTATGGGTCCGTCGTAACGAATGGTTTGGTATTAAACGTTTGGGCGGAAGTGTAATCGATTCGAGAGCCTGCCAAAACATGGAAATTTCGGTTTTGATGCGTCTGTTTGGCGAGCCAATCTGCCGATACAGAGCGAAAGGGTCTGCGGTACGACCGCAAACGAAGTGAGCTGCCGCTCGGGCCAGGTTGGCCCGCTTACGTTGGCCCGCTCCCCCATAGGTCGCTGGAATCGCGATGTGAGAAGTTCCACTTCAGCGATTGATGGATCGAAAACGATAGCAGAGGGTTATTTGCTGCGATGCGAGAGAATATCACCAAGACCGTCAGTTTTCTGCGTGCGACTGCGATTGGGGGGGTGTTTTTCTTGTTGCCACTCGGCGTCGTCCTGGGTTTGCTGGGCTACATCTACAATCTCGTCATCGCCGTCGCCGCCCCTTTGCATGACGCATTGCCGTCCTGGTTGCCGCTCAACACTCCAGTCGGAATTGCCTTCCTGTTCTCTTTGTCGGTCACGATCTTGGTGCTGTTGTGCTTCGCATCGGGCATCGCGGCTCGCCGAGCCATTGGCAGACGGTTTTCCCAGACCCTAGAGAAACAACTCACGACCGTCTTTCCAAAGTACGCCATCTACAAAGATCTCCTGGCGGGCAATCTGAAGCACGATCGTATCGGTCCCTCGCTCAAACCGGTATTGGTTTCGAGCGTCGACGGCTATCGATTGGCGTTCGAGGCGGACCGACTTGAAAACGGTTTGGTCGTTATTTATGCACCGGGCGCTCCAGATACTTGGATTGGTGCGGTGACCTTGGTTCCACACGACCGCGTTTTTCCAACGGAAATCGATTTCAATGAGACGCTTGGGATCTTTGAGCGGCTTGGACGCGATTCTCGGGTGATACTGGCTTCGGTTAAGTTTCCGGATCCGCAGGGTGGGCCAATCGTAGGCGTTGTTCCTGAACCTCAGACAGAATGAACTGTGCGTGTCTCCGTTTCTTGGCTACCCGCTTCGAGCGTGTATTTGGTTTGGCGAAGTGCCGTTTGCGTTCGATAGGAGGAAGGTATCCCTCCAACTTTCTGCAAAGGTTACCTCAAGTGGGCACCCACCTCTCTCGCCTCCCGCTGTCATTCGCCTTCACGACCGTGCTCTTGATTGCGGGCCAAGCGGTTGCGCAGGAGGAACGCGAGATCGAGACCGACCGCGATTCGTTTACGCCAGCCCTATCGACGGTGGAACAAGGTCGGGTCATGGTCGAGGCGGCCTATACGTTTGTTGATAACTCGGGTGTCGCTGAATCGCACAGTTTTCCGGAACTCTTGCTACGCTACGGTTTAACCGAGAATATCGAGTTGCGTTTTGGATCCAACTATGAAATCGGGGGCGAACCCAATGCGACCTCTGGCAGCGGAGGATTTGATATCGGTGAAGCGTTTGAGACGGAGCCAGGTGCATTAGAAGAAGAAGCGAAAGTGACTTATGGCTTCAAGGTGCTGTTGCTTGAGCAACATGGTTGGGTACCGTTGAGCAATTTCACGTTGATGGGCGCTACCCCCACGAGCGGAAAGGAAACAGCGTCTCGAATGATCGCAAGCTACACGTTCGGATGGGATTTCAATAATGAGTGGGAGTGGGCATCGGCAATTCGATACGGGTTCATCGGTGCCAGTGAGGATTCGTTCAACAGCTGGGCTCCCTCGACGGTCATTCGGGTCCCTGTTAGCGAGCGAGTGAAGCTTCACGCGGAGTATTTTGGCATCTTCACCGATGGTGCCGAGTCGGAAACCACGAAGCATTTCTTCAGCCCAGGTGTCCACTACCTGATCACCAAGGATCTCGAAGTCGGGGTTCGCGCCGGTTGGGGACTGAACGACCAATCGGCCGATTTTTTCTCGAACGTTGGTTTCGGTTGGCAGTTCTAAAGAATCCGGCGATCCCCTCATGCGGCGAGAGCTCAATAACTCGTGCGAAATCGTTGGCGATTTTGATGGGCAGCGCTGCACACGCTTAACGAGTCGTTATAATGCCAGTCCAGTGCCGGGCCTATGACTAGCCCAATAGGCGTTTGCCACCTCAGGCACCCCTTGTCCAAATGCCGCAAGCTGCGGTGATTCCAGCCGGACGGATGCTCGGCCCCATCGACCCCTCTTCGAGACACGCTGACACAGAATAGGTTTGCAAATGCGATCAACCAGGATGCGATTTTTCGTTGCCATTTTTTCGATGGCCATTCCCCTCGCCGGGCTATCGGCCGATGATTCCAGCGGTGATTCGAGTGTGATCCGCGAGATTCAAGCCTACGTGGAGGCCTTCAATGCCGAAGATGCGGCAAAGGTCGAATCGATGTGGGCTGAGAATGCCACTCACATGGATCATGAACTCAATCAGCGAACGGACGGGCGAGCTGCGATCATGGCAGATATTGCCGCGGTGTTTGATCTTCCAGAGCCTGTGACGCTATCGGGATCCGTCGACAATGTGCGGATGGTCACCGATTCCGTGGCGAGCATCGACGGCAAAATCAACGTGACCGTCGGGGATTTTGAGCCAACAACCAACAAGTTCTCGGCGATCTTGACCAAGCAGGACGAAAAATGGGTGATTGACTCGATGGAAGAGATGTCGGTGCCTTCGCCGGTGTCTGCTGCCGCGGCCCTCTCAAAACTTGATTGGCTGATCGGGTCTTGGCAAGACGCTTCCGGTGAGATGCGTGTTCGCTGTTCGGTGAAACGAGCCATCGGCGGCTCGTTCCTGGTCCGATCGTTCGAAGCCTCGGCGGATGACGAGGCGGTTGCGCAAAGTACGCAGGTGATCGGCTGGGACCCACGACTTGGCCAGTTTCGATCGTGGACGTTTGATGCTGACGGATCCTTCGGTGAGGGGGTTTGGAGCGAGAATGGTGGGCAATGGCTGATCAAATCGGCGCAAGTGCTCGCTGATGGTCAGACCGCATCCGGCACCTTTGTGATGACTCCGCAAGATAGCGATCACTTTGCGATCGAGTTGATCGGGCGAACCATCGAGGGCGAGTTGCAGCCGTCTTCCCCCGAAGTGACGGTGTCACGCGTCGGTTCTTCGGATGAGGCGGACGATTCGACGACGACTACGGAACCATCATCGGGGCAATGAAGATGAAGAAAATACTAATTTGTGTTTGTATGGTTGCGTCGTTTTGCATGACGGACGCATCCGATTCG contains:
- a CDS encoding DUF502 domain-containing protein — encoded protein: MRENITKTVSFLRATAIGGVFFLLPLGVVLGLLGYIYNLVIAVAAPLHDALPSWLPLNTPVGIAFLFSLSVTILVLLCFASGIAARRAIGRRFSQTLEKQLTTVFPKYAIYKDLLAGNLKHDRIGPSLKPVLVSSVDGYRLAFEADRLENGLVVIYAPGAPDTWIGAVTLVPHDRVFPTEIDFNETLGIFERLGRDSRVILASVKFPDPQGGPIVGVVPEPQTE
- a CDS encoding transporter, with product MGTHLSRLPLSFAFTTVLLIAGQAVAQEEREIETDRDSFTPALSTVEQGRVMVEAAYTFVDNSGVAESHSFPELLLRYGLTENIELRFGSNYEIGGEPNATSGSGGFDIGEAFETEPGALEEEAKVTYGFKVLLLEQHGWVPLSNFTLMGATPTSGKETASRMIASYTFGWDFNNEWEWASAIRYGFIGASEDSFNSWAPSTVIRVPVSERVKLHAEYFGIFTDGAESETTKHFFSPGVHYLITKDLEVGVRAGWGLNDQSADFFSNVGFGWQF
- a CDS encoding lipid-binding SYLF domain-containing protein yields the protein MTCLIVCVAIYSFSPPAAQGQVAEEQVIQAATVVLTETMATPGNQIPQAMLENASGVAIIPNVIKGSFIIGARHGRGLLFVRENDGIWHAPVFVTLTGGNVGWQVGVQSSDIILVFKTPRSIQGLLAGKLTIGGDASAAAGPVGRGTAIATDGQLQAEIYTYSRSRGLFAGVSIDGSVVQVDQFATGSYYRSPAPGQPVVVPPSALQLTATVASYAAGNKPNATVPAPEPAEFAHHPELVQQNSVSEADALRAQLTQLAPELYELIDDQWKTYLGLPSSMFLGVSHPSAQEVQAVIQKFNTVAADPRFASLASRPEFQSVDGLLKHYYQALTAPGSAIQLPPPPAN
- a CDS encoding YybH family protein, which gives rise to MAIPLAGLSADDSSGDSSVIREIQAYVEAFNAEDAAKVESMWAENATHMDHELNQRTDGRAAIMADIAAVFDLPEPVTLSGSVDNVRMVTDSVASIDGKINVTVGDFEPTTNKFSAILTKQDEKWVIDSMEEMSVPSPVSAAAALSKLDWLIGSWQDASGEMRVRCSVKRAIGGSFLVRSFEASADDEAVAQSTQVIGWDPRLGQFRSWTFDADGSFGEGVWSENGGQWLIKSAQVLADGQTASGTFVMTPQDSDHFAIELIGRTIEGELQPSSPEVTVSRVGSSDEADDSTTTTEPSSGQ